A stretch of the Chelonoidis abingdonii isolate Lonesome George chromosome 11, CheloAbing_2.0, whole genome shotgun sequence genome encodes the following:
- the LOC142047559 gene encoding sacsin-like, with protein DIDRASLADLEGDDAELAVVHEAVAPAKATFLGVALLSTRVLQPQLFEAWGPSEPITTRIWNILREYTEDADLFKELIQNAEDAGARECSFLLDLRCHGGGTAGLLDPGMAACHGPALWSYNDAAFTQEDFVNIIRVGAATKEGQEGKIGRFGLGFNTVYHVTDVPLVLSGSTLLIFDPNVTHLRKHIPNPACPGIRLDLRQRPATLTTFAEQFRPYQGLFGFQTQEPFDFPGTLFRLPFRTEEEARESRISQVAFGIDRVERLQSGFQDFCHLLLLFLRGVREVSLKRLPNQAPSPEATQSLATLCRERIKSLEDAGDSRTGQSSIEQLTVRWESDITISHYLVHTCQGTGESLVLFQQGIRDGTQPSPPSAGVALPLAPTEPGKWAPHLDGFEGHVFCFLPLPIPSGLPVHLHGAFAILSNRKGLWDATAKGEWNWALLRDVVPAAWLQALSLLRDMHQEGDLEDYEYHTFWPDAGKARHPFTEAVKAFYHALANGRDLALFSDGRRWCTMNNARFLDLTITCNMQVGQTAARVFANLLPEPLLAVQLPNWVRSGFQASGQEDTLLPNIYDWVGFYQKIVFANVGTLDAPDRDALILHALDMSDARVDQLLASVSCIPTTPRGQLQSIGKLVHPQGRAAPLYDPQDGRFPTGTGFLVPERLLRLEGLGMAKDMVPMKELLERARTVQALWQRDEQQGCRRICCILELLEQLLEQGLDNPAQVAFRAVPFLPAALPDARYELCRPTNLYHHKHRRLVGLIQPVLAGKDLGGDFRFSKALQDFLGLSRKPPADMVLRQLAEACQGSNALPKLELQETARQCYAYLNKLLSKQPTCMKEVAEKAAAFSFVLVGAHFVPVKAVAQELSFEASPYLHQLPQEYWGFKALWGCVGLQETFTLENYTWVLQDLARKTAGQSLSPKELQLVLRLVTIGLMEASSDLQPMAAYEAQGIFFPDQQRVLRPVAKLHFNDTPWLPGEEGMPLCHGRIPRELALRCGVPTTRHRALVKGKIRGLELAPWASEFGAREELTVRLQNILREYSSSSRDVLKELLQNADDAGASLIHFVWDRRHHPTQRIISEEWGGLQGPALCVYNDKALTQEDIEGIQRLGVGGKGGRQDKTGKYGLGFNAVFHLTDCPAFMTGDSALGVFDPHLRYVPTASEQYPGSMFSVNRDFKKTFPDVYATFLPDLFNLSQGVLFRLPLRTAEGAVGSRVCQRVIHEEDLEEMQEALAQEAESLVLFLRHLRTVVFSEITEGKAQPRELLRVETEMEEGSLALRRTFQERLSQMAASSSEEATPVRVVYTMKVSHGRSRPPTSWGVVWQAGVDDAAKKESPDPERLPYGAVAACLDAVRPGRAFCTLPLPLETGLPVHINGNFSVDSARRNLRKEDGGSRNTAWNGFLMQRLLAPLYCRLLDWLRKKLGETLCFMTLQACWEMLDPKYLSYFPAVRECVPPSWHQLVNRVYELIAEMQQPLIPIYQTETIRRHVHTMEMVRITWTVTGEGRLLQEPFFLQEEPCDSMSHVLQRLEMKLVPAFQSLRQIHAEFARAGVKVLTLNPGSLRCFLKALPLDPPCRVLETPLKDQFSCSLLLEFCLEELRKGDIRELEGLPLSVTCDGMLRPFSTREPVFLSRAHCLFPRQHCQFLNYHVKQKPQLLQAGFLKPFTLQEAARFIQEVLGQPDWEAQSAEARKWLKEVWELFNHMIYKANERKEEAMSKAFSELVSLFEYWAILPICSDQPGDECLVPLVSLPTIIHSYSSDVEKSLGKLGFAKLDILMIPHDISFHCIYPRLLQTHDPVLVLKQLAARTGLHWGKLKSYETIGLLRFLTKNVEELEHNLLAQLQSLPLFQTHQETWVALAFYHNVYILETRIPKLLKDFQALYQLDQQTVLLQDNRLHRQLSKSLGIGVLNDLQQFIRHLLPSLPRLPESKLLEALRLLFTIQSHYREEYSVEKKTIVSAFRPISFIRDKQGVLRPASYFYDGEVSLFQTMQMDARFVPDTFFQKLRVKKFKVNPFLQDVGMKWEILEDDFVEFATSIERQAAQEGAAAGELPAQRKALLSHLLSQPSDSLSNHFRERVSSIRFLAPRKVPDDLGNFHPPCVLHTQPVALKGALVVPWNENVALVWTSAVILDLPLVFCTENAQSVLELLGVLQAVPASMVLDNLKNVCQVRCETKEGQETRTRIFMRTYGYLECNLRGFDPDCLAGLPVVLVKGEQVAEASQVVFSLWCEQEFRPYLYTVPPLVAVYNKLLQKLGVEQEPSVRHYAQVLRRIHQETQDKETLQPNLTKTVLRATQHLFQLLSQGKADFSGVEELHLPCTDGKLYRSTTLVFSDCASADVSQALGSTFHFLVDLSRCHLPFPEYDPWKLVQQLPQPLRPQLLSKITELQLEEASLELCPYGEFCESRNQLQGILVSPEFREGFAALLRWQRRDKEEEVEMASREREVAFSAERLAVVCCEKIQTVMMHCGGRVEGSQASQVVHVVLHADGRRQVYLLHQERMDLGQLVQILSSLALEVDSIMGGMLCRKSMSILMQMLACRDPGEVLGMLERNRVPLQTSTHPDAYTLPSPGTEIPQEWYDSLDMSILNTFAPGDYVGYLDPEAPKECYQYAVVLEVLPDGVVPMYRIDLGAGHQEEVSANDLYQFKRVQVDGCGRALVPVPDQQQQQERQEAWYRQSLGQVKEEVDTCLAKIWELPEGERRKAIRRLYLRYHPDKNVGQEEMANEVCKYLREKIQDLEEGRNPRTAGNPRSPQASGSRGHPSSHRGFSASWDEWDGEARHHRQSRREFTSQRDRGFHYDFWSYHRAKAGCRPQAKEAGRWLRQAQSDLRAAGHDVGQRCTNWVFYKVHRAVEKALAAAVYNRGERFEREQTLASLAQKVAAYDPRLEGLPAQVAELRRHGVDDKTTQYPSYHPPPTIPNEAFLAGEEQEVLRLAQGLLDVLQAHMARR; from the coding sequence GACATCGACCGGGCCAGCCTGGCGGATCTGGAAGGTGATGATGCTGAGTTGGCTGTGGTGCATGAGGCGGTGGCGCCGGCTAAGGCCACCTTCCTGGGGGTGGCACTGCTGAGCACACGGGTGctgcagccacagctgtttgAGGCGTGGGGGCCCTCGGAGCCCATCACCACGCGGATCTGGAACATCCTGCGGGAGTATACGGAAGACGCCGACCTCTTCAAAGAGCTGATCCAGAACGCAGAGGACGCTGGTGCCAGGGAATGCTCTTTCTTGCTGGATCTGCGGTGCCACGGCGGTGGCACGGCTGGGCTGCTGGATCCTGGCATGGCCGCCTGTCACGGCCCGGCACTCTGGTCCTACAACGATGCAGCCTTCACCCAGGAAGACTTCGTCAACATCATCCGGGTGGGAGCTGCCACCAAGGAAGGGCAGGAGGGCAAGATTGGCAGGTTTGGTCTGGGCTTCAACACTGTCTACCATGTGACCGATGTGCCCTTGGTGCTGAGCGGCAGCACCCTCTTGATCTTTGACCCCAACGTCACCCACCTGCGCAAGCACATCCCCAACCCAGCCTGTCCCGGCATCCGGCTGGACCTGCGCCAGCGCCCGGCCACGCTGACCACCTTCGCTGAGCAGTTCCGGCCTTACCAGGGCTTGTTTGGGTTCCAAACGCAGGAGCCGTTCGACTTCCCAGGGACGCTTTTCCGCCTGCCTTTCCGTACTGAGGAGGAGGCCCGGGAGTCACGGATCAGCCAAGTGGCTTTCGGCATTGACCGGGTCGAGAGGCTCCAGAGCGGCTTCCAGGACTTTTGCCACCTCTTGCTGCTCTTCCTACGTGGGGTGCGGGAGGTGTCGCTGAAGCGCCTTCCCAACCAGGCCCCCTCCCCGGAAGCCACCCAGTCTCTGGCCACGCTGTGCCGGGAGCGGATCAAGAGCCTGGAGGatgctggagactccaggacgGGCCAGTCCAGCATCGAACAACTGACAGTACGGTGGGAGTCAGACATCACCATCAGCCACTACCTGGTACACACCTGCCAGGGCACTGGAGAGTCCTTGGTTCTGTTTCAGCAGGGGATCCGTGACGGgacacagccctcaccccccagcgCTGGAGTGGCTCTGCCGCTTGCCCCCACTGAGCCGGGGAAGTGGGCTCCACACCTGGACGGCTTTGAAGGGCACGTCTtctgcttcctgcccctgcccattCCCTCTGGCCTCCCGGTTCACCTCCACGGGGCCTTCGCCATCCTCTCCAATCGCAAAGGACTCTGGGATGCCACAGCCAAGGGCGAGTGGAACTGGGCACTGCTGCGTGACGTGGTGCCAGCTGCCTGGCTCCAAGCGCTGAGCCTGCTCCGAGACATGCACCAGGAGGGTGACCTGGAGGACTATGAATACCACACCTTCTGGCCGGATGCCGGCAAAGCCAGGCATCCCTTCACTGAGGCCGTGAAGGCCTTCTACCACGCGCTGGCCAATGGGCGGGACCTGGCGCTGTTCTCCGACGGCCGGCGATGGTGCACCATGAACAACGCCCGCTTCCTGGACCTCACCATCACCTGTAACATGCAGGTGGGGCAGACAGCCGCCAGGGTCTTTGCCAACTTGCTGCCGGAGCCCCTCCTGGCTGTGCAGCTGCCGAACTGGGTGAGATCTGGATTCCAGGCCAGTGGCCAGGAGGACACCCTGCTGCCCAACATCTATGACTGGGTGGGGTTCTACCAGAAGATTGTATTTGCCAACGTGGGCACTCTGGACGCACCCGACCGTGATGCCTTGATTCTCCACGCCCTGGACATGAGTGATGCCAGGGTAGACCAGCTGCTGGCCTCTGTGTCTTGCATCCCTACTACCCCCCGAGGGCAGCTGCAGTCCATTGGGAAGCTGGTGCACCCCCAGGGCAGAGCCGCCCCTCTGTACGACCCCCAGGACGGGCGCTTCCCCACCGGGACTGGCTTCCTGGTGCCGGAGAGGCTGCTGCGGCTGGAGGGCCTGGGCATGGCCAAGGACATGGTGCCGATGAAGGAGCTGCTGGAGCGGGCCCGTACCGTGCAGGCTCTCTGGCAGCGTGACGAGCAGCAGGGCTGCCGGAGAATCTGCTGCatcctggagctgctggagcagctgttGGAACAAGGTTTGGACAACCCTGCCCAGGTGGCCTTCCGTGCTGTACCCTTCCTTCCGGCTGCCTTGCCTGATGCCCGCTATGAGCTCTGCCGGCCCACCAATCTCTACCACCACAAGCACAGGAGACTGGTGGGGCTGATCCAACCCGTCCTGGCTGGCAAGGACCTGGGAGGGGATTTCAGGTTCTCCAAGGCGCTCCAGGACTTCCTGGGTCTGAGCCGCAAGCCGCCAGCTGACATGGTGCTGCGGCAGCTGGCAGAGGCGTGCCAGGGCTCCAATGCCCTGCCCaaactggagctgcaggagactGCGCGGCAGTGTTACGCCTACCTCAACAAGCTGCTGAGCAAGCAGCCCACGTGCATGAAGGAGGTAGCTGAGAAGGCTGCAGCATTCTCCTTTGTCCTGGTGGGGGCGCACTTTGTGCCGGTGAAGGCAGTGGCCCAGGAGCTGTCATTCGAGGCCTCCCCGTATCTCCACCAGCTGCCGCAGGAGTACTGGGGGTTCAAGGCGCTGTGGGGGTGCGTGGGGCTGCAGGAGACCTTCACCTTGGAGAACTACACGTGGGTGCTCCAGGACCTGGCCAGGAAAACAGCTGGGCAGAGTCTGTCCCCAAAGGAGCTGCAGTTGGTGCTGAGGCTGGTGACCATTGGGCTGATGGAGGCCTCGTCGGATCTGCAGCCAATGGCCGCTTACGAAGCTCAGGGCATCTTCTTCCCGGATCAGCAGAGGGTCCTGCGCCCAGTGGCCAAGTTGCACTTCAATGACACACCCTGGCTCCCCGGGGAGGAGGGGATGCCCTTGTGCCATGGCCGGATCCCCCGGGAGTTGGCACTGCGCTGCGGCGTGCCCACCACCAGGCACCGGGCGCTGGTCAAGGGGAAGATCCGGGGGCTGGAGCTGGCACCGTGGGCATCGGAGTTCGGCGCCCGGGAGGAGCTGACTGTGCGGCTGCAGAACATCCTGCGGGAATACTCCTCGTCCTCCCGTGATGTGCTGAAGGAGCTGCTGCAGAATGCCGACGATGCTGGTGCCAGCCTGATCCACTTTGTCTGGGACCGGCGCCACCACCCCACCCAGCGCATCATCTCCGAGGAGTGGGGCGGCCTGCAAGGCCCCGCCCTTTGCGTCTACAACGACAAGGCCCTGACGCAGGAGGACATCGAGGGCATCCAGCGGCTAGGCGTGGGGGGCAAAGGTGGGCGGCAGGACAAGACGGGCAAGTACGGATTGGGTTTTAATGCCGTCTTCCACCTGACGGACTGCCCTGCCTTCATGACGGGTGACAGCGCCCTGGGCGTCTTCGATCCCCATCTCCGCTACGTGCCCACGGCCAGCGAGCAGTACCCGGGCTCCATGTTCAGCGTCAACAGGGACTTCAAGAAGACCTTCCCCGACGTCTACGCCACCTTCCTGCCCGACCTCTTCAACCTGAGCCAGGGTGTGCTCTTCCGGCTGCCGCTGCGGACAGCGGAGGGCGCGGTTGGCTCGCGGGTGTGCCAGCGGGTTATCCACGAAGAGGACCTGGAAGAGATGCAGGAGGCGCTGGCGCAGGAGGCCGAGAGCCTGGTGCTGTTCCTTCGCCATCTGAGGACCGTCGTCTTCTCCGAGATCACCGAGGGCAAGGCGCAGCCACGGGAGCTGCTGCGAGTGGAGACGGAGATGGAGGAAGGCAGCCTGGCACTGCGAAGGACGTTCCAGGAGCGGCTGAGCCAAATGGCTGCGTCGAGCAGCGAGGAGGCCACGCCAGTGAGGGTGGTCTATACGATGAAAGTCAGTCACGGCCGTTCTCGGCCTCCCACCAGCTGGGGAGTGGTGTGGCAGGCTGGGGTGGACGACGCAGCCAAGAAGGAGTCTCCGGACCCGGAGCGCCTACCGTACGGTGCCGTGGCCGCCTGCCTGGACGCAGTCCGACCTGGCAGGGCCTTCTGCACCCTGCCGCTGCCGCTGGAGACCGGCCTGCCTGTCCACATCAATGGCAACTTCTCGGTGGACTCGGCTCGCCGCAATCTGCGCAAAGAGGATGGCGGGAGCCGGAACACGGCCTGGAACGGCTTCCTGATGCAGCGGCTGCTGGCTCCGCTCTACTGTCGGCTGCTGGATTGGCTGCGGAAGAAGCTGGGGGAGACGCTGTGCTTCATGACCCTGCAGGCCTGCTGGGAGATGCTGGATCCAAAATATCTCAGCTACTTCCCAGCCGTGAGGGAGTGCGTGCCCCCGTCCTGGCACCAGCTGGTCAACCGGGTCTACGAGCTCATTGCAGAGATGCAGCAGCCCCTGATACCCATTTACCAGACAGAGACCATCCGCCGCCATGTGCACACTATGGAGATGGTGAGAATCACATGGACTGTGACCGGTGAGGGACGCCTGCTCCAGGAGCCCTTCTTCCTGCAGGAGGAGCCCTGTGACTCCATGAGCCATGTCCTCCAGAGACTTGAGATGAAGCTCGTCCCGGCCTTCCAAAGCCTCCGTCAGATCCACGCAGAGTTTGCCAGGGCGGGCGTGAAGGTCCTGACCTTGAATCCTGGATCTCTCCGCTGCTTCCTCAAAGCGCTGCCTCTGGACCCGCCCTGCCGGGTCTTGGAGACGCCCCTGAAGGACCAGTTCAGCTGCTCCCTCCTGCTGGAGTTCTGCCTGGAGGAGCTGCGGAAAGGGGACATCCGGGAACTGGAGGGGCTTCCACTCTCCGTGACCTGCGACGGCATGCTGCGTCCGTTCAGCACCCGGGAGCCGGTGTTCCTGAGCAGAGCCCACTGCCTCTTCCCGCGGCAGCATTGCCAATTCCTCAACTACCACGTCAAGCAGAAGCCGCAGCTGCTCCAAGCCGGCTTCCTGAAGCCATTCACCCTGCAGGAGGCGGCCAGGTTCATCCAGGAGGTGCTGGGGCAGCCGGACTGGGAGGCCCAGTCAGCAGAGGCCCGGAAATGGCTGAAAGAGGTGTGGGAGCTCTTCAACCACATGATCTATAAGGCCAATGAACGCAAGGAAGAAGCCATGAGCAAGGCCTTCAGCGAGTTGGTCTCCCTCTTCGAGTACTGGGCCATCCTCCCCATCTGCAGTGACCAGCCCGGAGACGAGTGCCTGGTTCCTCTGGTCTCCCTGCCCACCATCATCCATAGTTACTCCAGCGACGTGGAAAAATCCCTGGGCAAGCTTGGCTTTGCCAAGCTGGATATCCTGATGATCCCCCATGATATCAGCTTCCACTGCATCTACCCGCGCCTGCTGCAGACACATGACCCCGTTTTGGTCCTGAAGCAGCTGGCCGCTAGGACGGGTCTCCATTGGGGCAAGCTGAAGTCGTATGAGACCATCGGGCTGTTGAGGTTCCTCACAAAAAATGTGGAGGAGCTGGAGCACAACCTGCTGGCTCAGCTCCAGTCCCTGCCCTTGTTCCAGACGCATCAGGAGACGTGGGTGGCGCTGGCCTTTTACCACAACGTCTACATCCTAGAGACCAGGATCCCCAAGCTCTTGAAGGACTTCCAGGCCTTGTACCAGCTGGACCAGCAGACTGTCTTGCTCCAGGACAACCGTCTCCATCGGCAGCTCTCTAAAAGCCTTGGCATTGGCGTCTTGAATGACCTGCAGCAATTCATCCGCCATCTCTTGCCCAGTCTGCCCCGTCTCCCAGAGTCTAAGCTGCTTGAGGCCTTGAGACTGCTCTTCACCATTCAAAGCCACTACCGAGAGGAGTACTCGGTGGAGAAGAAGACCATTGTCTCAGCCTTCAGGCCCATCAGCTTCATCCGGGACAAGCAGGGGGTCCTGCGCCCAGCTTCCTACTTCTACGACGGAGAGGTGTCGCTCTTCCAGACGATGCAGATGGATGCCAGGTTCGTGCCCGACACGTTCTTCCAGAAGTTGAGGGTGAAGAAGTTCAAGGTGAACCCCTTCCTGCAGGATGTGGGCATGAAGTGGGAGATCTTGGAGGATGACTTCGTGGAATTCGCCACGTCGATCGAGCGTCAGGCTGCCCAGGAAGGTGCGGCGGCCGGCGAACTCCCCGCCCAGCGGAAGGCTCTTCTGTCGCATCTGTTGTCCCAGCCCAGTGATTCGCTGTCGAATCACTTCCGGGAGAGAGTCTCGTCCATCCGCTTCCTTGCCCCACGGAAGGTCCCGGACGATCTGGGGAACTTCCATCCACCCTGTGTCCTTCACACACAGCCCGTGGCCCTCAAGGGTGCTCTGGTGGTGCCATGGAATGAAAATGTGGCCCTGGTTTGGACGTCCGCTGTCATCCTTGACCTGCCCTTGGTCTTTTGCACAGAGAATGCCCAATCCGTGCTGGAGCTTCTGGGAGTGCTGCAGGCCGTGCCAGCCTCGATGGTCCTGGACAACCTGAAGAACGTGTGCCAAGTGCGGTGTGAGACCAAGGAAGGGCAGGAAACCCGGACCCGCATCTTCATGCGGACATACGGCTACCTGGAGTGCAACTTGAGGGGCTTCGACCCTGACTGCCTGGCGGGGCTGCCGGTGGTGCTGGTGAAAGGGGAGCAGGTGGCAGAGGCCAGCCAGGTGGTCTTCTCCTTGTGGTGTGAGCAGGAGTTTCGGCCCTATCTCTACACCGTGCCCCCGTTGGTGGCTGTCTACAACAAGCTGCTGCAGAAGCTGGGGGTGGAACAGGAGCCCTCCGTCCGGCACTATGCTCAGGTGCTGCGCCGAATCCACCAGGAGACCCAAGACAAGGAAACCCTACAGCCCAACCTCACCAAGACCGTCCTGCGGGCCACCCAGCATCTCTTCCAGCTGCTCAGCCAAGGGAAAGCGGACTTCTCTGGGGTGGAAGAGCTCCATCTGCCTTGCACCGATGGGAAGCTGTACCGCTCCACCACCCTGGTCTTCAGCGACTGTGCCTCTGCTGATGTTAGCCAAGCTTTGGGGAGCACCTTCCATTTCCTGGTGGACCTGTCCAGATGCCACCTGCCCTTTCCAGAATACGACCCCTGGAAGCtggtgcagcagctgccccagcccctgagGCCCCAGCTCCTGTCCAAAATCAcggagctgcagctggaggaggcctCTCTAGAGCTGTGCCCTTACGGTGAGTTCTGCGAGAGCCGGAACCAGCTCCAAGGCATCCTGGTGTCTCCCGAATTCCGGGAGGGCTTTGCGGCGCTGCTGAGGTGGCAGAGACGGGacaaggaagaagaggtggagatGGCCAGCAGGGAGCGGGAGGTGGCTTTCTCCGCCGAGCGGCTGGCGGTGGTGTGCTGTGAGAAGATCCAGACAGTGATGATGCACTGCGGGGGGCGGGTGGAGGGGAGTCAGGCCTCCCAAGTTGTCCATGTAGTCCTGCATGCCGACGGGAGGCGCCAGGTCTACCTGCTGCATCAGGAGAGGATGGATCTGGGCCAGTTAGTCCAGATCCTGAGCAGCCTGGCCCTGGAGGTGGACAGTATTATGGGAGGGATGCTGTGTCGGAAATCCATGTCAATCCTCATGCAGATGTTGGCCTGCAGAGACCCGGGAGAAGTGCTCGGTATGCTGGAGAGGAACAGGGTGCCTCTGCAAACCAGCACCCACCCTGACGCCTacaccctgcccagccctggtACAGAGATCCCCCAGGAGTGGTACGACAGCCTGGACATGAGCATCCTCAACACCTTCGCCCCGGGTGACTATGTGGGTTACCTGGACCCAGAGGCACCCAAGGAGTGCTACCAGTACGCTGTGGTGCTAGAAGTCCTGCCGGACGGAGTGGTGCCTATGTACCGCATCGACCTGGGAGCCGGGCACCAGGAGGAGGTGAGTGCCAACGACCTGTATCAGTTCAAGAGGGTCCAGGTGGATGGCTGCGGCCGGGCGCTGGTGCCCGTGCcggaccagcagcagcagcaggagaggcaggaagCGTGGTACCGCCAGTCGCTAgggcaggtgaaggaggaggtggATACCTGCCTGGCCAAGATCTGGGAGCTGCCCGAGGGGGAGCGGCGGAAGGCAATCCGGCGGCTCTACCTACGCTATCACCCCGACAAGAACGTGGGGCAGGAGGAAATGGCCAACGAGGTCTGCAAGTACCTGCGGGAGAAGATCCAGGATCTGGAGGAGGGCAGGAATCCCCGGACAGCGGGCAATCCCAGAAGCCCCCAGGCCTCGGGCAGCAGGGGCCATCCCAGTAGCCACCGGGGCTTCTCAGCCTCATGGGACGAATGGGACGGGGAGGCCAGGCACCACAGGCAGAGTCGCAGGGAGTTCACCAGCCAAAGGGACCGTGGTTTCCACTATGATTTCTGGTCGTACCACCGTGCCAAGGCCGGCTGCCGTCCCCAGGCCAAGGAAGCCGGGCGCTGGCTCCGGCAGGCCCAGAGCGACCTGCGGGCGGCTGGCCACGACGTGGGGCAGCGCTGCACCAACTGGGTCTTCTACAAGGTCCACCGTGCCGTGGAGAAGGCCCTGGCGGCTGCCGTGTACAACCGGGGCGAGCGCTTCGAGCGGGAGCAGACGCTGGCCTCGCTGGCGCAGAAGGTGGCAGCCTACGACCCCAGGCTGGAGGGGCTGCCAGCACAAGTGGCTGAACTGCGCCGTCACGGCGTGGACGACAAAACCACACAGTATCCCAGCTACCACCCCCCGCCCACCATCCCCAACGAGGCCTTTCTGGCCGGAgaggagcaggaggtgctgcggcTGGCGCAGGGCCTGCTGGATGTGCTGCAGGCGCACATGGCCCGGCGCTGA